AATTGGAGCTACTGGCCTATACCAAAATCTTTAAGGGAATTACTTGGTCTCCTTGTGGGCAGTATGCTTTTTGCAAAAACGGCAGTATTTCTTGAACTCGGCCCGGTCCGGATGCTTGCGCTTGTTCTTGGTGGTGGTGTAATTCCGGCGCTTGCAGGGCACGCAGGCAATGGTGACTATTTCTC
The DNA window shown above is from bacterium and carries:
- the rpmG gene encoding 50S ribosomal protein L33, with protein sequence MREIVTIACVPCKRRNYTTTKNKRKHPDRAEFKKYCRFCKKHTAHKETK